A region of Mustela lutreola isolate mMusLut2 chromosome 17, mMusLut2.pri, whole genome shotgun sequence DNA encodes the following proteins:
- the UBALD1 gene encoding UBA-like domain-containing protein 1 yields the protein MSVNMDELKHQVMINQFVLTAGCAADQAKQLLQAAHWQFETALSAFFQETNIPYSHHHQMMCTPANTPATPPNFPDALTMFSRLKASESFHGGGSGSPMAATATSPPPHCPHAATGSFAAPSWPTAASPPGGPQHHQLQQPPLWTPAPPSPASDWPPLAPQQAASEPRAHPAMEAER from the exons ATGTCCGTGAACATGGACGAGCTCAagcatcaggtcatgatcaacCAGTTCGTGCTGACGGCGGGCTGCGCGGCCGACCAGGCGAAGCAGCTGCTGCAGGCGGCCCACTGGCAGTTCGAG ACGGCCCTCAGCGCCTTTTTCCAGGAGACCAACATCCCCTACAGCCACCACCACCAGATG ATGTGCACTCCTGCCAACACCCCCGCCACGCCCCCCAACTTCCCCGATGCCCTCACCATGTTCTCCCGTCTCAAGGCTTCCGAGAGCTTTCATGGGGGTGGCAGTGGCAGCCCGATGGCCGCCACGGCCACGTCCCCCCCGCCGCACTGCCCCCACGCCGCCACCGGCAGTTTCGCGGCACCGAGCTGGCCGACTGCGGCCTCGCCCCCAGGGGGGCCACAGCACCACCAGCTGCAGCAGCCGCCCCTGTGGACTCCGGCACCCCCCTCCCCGGCGTCAGACTGGCCACCCCTGGCCCCCCAACAGGCCGCCTCAGAACCGAGGGCCCACCCTGCCATGGAGGCGGAGAGATAA